The DNA window AGAAAAATGCCACGCGCGATGAAGGCCACTGCGGCCAGCAGCGCCAGAGACCACCCGAATCGGCCCGGAGCGAGGCGTTCGGCGCCGGAATGTTCGTGCACCAGCAGCACCGCGAGGCAACTCAACGAGGACAGCACCAACAGGGTGCCGATGGTGCGGGCGGCCCGCACATCCCCTCTCACCAGGAAACGGCCGTGGCCCGGTCTAGCGCCGACGCGACTGCCTCGCTGGCCGATCTTCATGCTGCTCGCTTCCTGAGCAGGTACCGCATCATTTCGTCGGTTCCCCAGACGATCACCGGATATGCCGGCAGCAGAAGCAGATCCGAAGCCGGCAGCGGCGCGGTTCCCAACAGGGCTTGCATCGGCGGTGCGTAGACGAAAAGGACGGCCAACAAGATTTCGGCCGCAATGGCGGCCAATAAGTACCGGTTCGTGAAGACGCCCACCGACCGTAGCGAGGCCCGTTGGGTCCGCACGGCAAAGGCCGTACCGACCTGCCCGGCCATCATGCCCAGGAACGTCATCGTCGTCGCTTGCTGATAAGCGTGATGCAGCGGGGCATTGCCGTACACGGGTGCGCCCGGATGCCAGCCCGCTTTCAGCAGAACATAGAAGAAGCCGGCCATTTGTAGCGCGGCGACGATGGCGCCGAGGAACAACCAGGCCCGGGCCAACATCGGCCCGCGGATCACACCCTCGCCGCGCGGCCGCGGCGGCCGCACCATGATGCCCGGTTCGGCGGGTTCGCGGCTCAGTGACAGCGCCGGCAGCGTTTCGCTGCCCACATCGAAAGCCAATATCTGCATGATCGTCACCGGCAGAGGTATCAGGCCGCCCCCGATGGCAAACACCAAGAACGGCACCGTCTCTGGGGTGGCATGGGCGAAGATGTAGACGATGAACTTTCGCACGTTGTCATAGATCCGCCGGCCCGCGTGCACCGCGGTGACGATGGTGCTGAAGTTGTCGTCGACGAGCACCATCGTTGCGGCTTCACGGGCGACGTCGGTGCCGGACTTGCCCATCGCCACGCCGATGTCCGCACAGCGCAACGCCGGAGCGTCGTTGACACCGTCGCCGGTCATCGCGACCACGTGCCCTTCACCACGCAGCGCCTCGGCAATGTGCAATTTGGCCTCCGGGGACGCGCGGGCGAAAATCACCTCCGGGTTGCTCTCGATCAGCGCGGCGAGTTGCGGCTCGCTGAGCCTGTCGAATTCATCACCGGTCACCACGGTGGGGTGATCACCGGTGATGCCGACCCGTTGCGCAATGGCTCTTGCCGTGACCGGGTGGTCCCCGGTGATCACGATGATGCGGATCCCCGCTGTCCGGCATTGAGCGACAGATTCGGCGACGCCCGCGCGTGGCGGATCCAGCAGCGCGATCAGGCCCGTGAAGCACAGGCCGCGTTCCGCATCGCTGCGGCGCCGCGGTAGCGATCCGTCGGCCGCCAGGGCGCGCGACGCGAAGGCGAGCACTCGCAGCCCTTCGGCGGCGAACGCGTTGACGGCCGCCTCGACGTCCCGACGCCCCGCGGCGTCCAGGGGTTCCGGATGGCCTTCCGCGTCAAGGATGTGACTGCAGATCGCCAACACCGCTTCGGGCGCACCCTTGGTATGAACGACGGGCGTTTGATCGGACACCTGGTCGACGGTGGACATCAGCTTCAGTTCGGGGTCGAAGTGAAATTGCCCCCGGCGCTGCGTCTCTCGACAGTGCGGATCGGCGCCCAAAGCATCGGCAGCCATCAGTATGGCGATCTCGGTGGGGTCTCCTGTCGGATCATCCCCATCGTTCAGCCGCGCGTTGTTGCAGGTGGCGGCGGCACGGCCCAATGACTTCAAAGCCGCCGGGGCGGTGACGCCAGGGGCGGCAAAATTCTTGCCGTCGAGCTTAACTCGTTGGCTGGGCACCCATGCGGCGACGGGAATCATCCGGTTCTCGGTCAGAGTGCCGGTCTTGTCGGTACAGATCACGTCGGTACAACCCAGCGTCTCCACAGCCGAGAGGCGCTTGACGAGCGCGCCGCGGCTTGCCAAGTGCCGCACCGCCACCGCCAGCGCCAGCGTGATCACCGGCAGCAGACCTTCCGGCACCATCCCGGCCAGCAGGCCGGCCGCAAACACCAGCGAGTTGATCAGGGTCAGGTGCGCGGCCAGGGTCGCCATCGGGATGAAAGACAGCGCCAGCATGACCGAGACCGCGGCGATCAGCCAGGCCGCGCGGCGAACCTGATGCTCCAACGGGCTGGGTTCGGTTTTGACCCGCTCGGAAAGCGCCGCGATGCGGCCGATCTCGGTCGCCATGCCGGTCGCGAAGGCTACCCCGCGCGCTTCGCCACTGGTGCAATTGCTGCCGCTGAACACCAACTCATGCGCGGACAGCAGCGGCACGTTCGCGTCCGCCATGGCCGCTGAACGCAGCACCGGCGCCGATTCCCCGGTCAGCGCCGACATGTCGACTCCGACAGCGCCGTCCAGCAGCCGGACGTCAGCGGCGATGCGGTCCCCCTCCCGGATCGCCACGATGTCACCGGGGACCAGCTGGGTCGCATCGACTTCGGTGATCACCCCGTCGCGTTCTACCGTGGCATGCTGCGGCAGATACTTGGCCAGTTCCTCCACCGCCCGCTCGGCTTGCAACTCCTGAGCGAACGAGAACGCCGCGTTCAGCACGATGATCAGCACGACCGCGGTGGCGACGACATGCGAGCCGACGATTAGCAACAGCCCGGCTGCCAACCACAACAACAGGGCCAGTGGATGGGTGAATTGGCGTGCCAACTCGGCGGGCCAGCGGCGCCCCCGCCGGCGCCGCAGCGTGTTCGGTCCGTATTGCAGCAACCGGCGCTGCGCCTCGCGCGTCGACAGGCCCTCCGGGGTGCTGCGCAGATCTCGCAGCAACCGATCTGCGGCCTCCTCCGGATCGAGACCCACAATCGAAGTACCCTGGCCGTCAACACCGTTCGTGTGACTTCTGTGCGTCCGGACTTCGCTCATCCGGGTCGGCACCACCGCAGGCTGTCGCGGGGCGGGCGCCTGATCAGACACGGGTCAACACTTTTCCTGGTGGTCGCAAACAATCAATTCGACCGTATTACCGTTGCGGCGCACCGGCGAGGGTCATTTGTCCTCGGGTAACGGGCCTAAGTCACCCCGCGATTGCGGACCCGGCCGACGAACGGATTTGCGACGAAAGACCTGATGGTGTGGGACTTCGGGCCCTCCCCGGCGCCTCGGTCGAATGCTCAGATATCGCTATGAAATGGAAATCTCACGCACAACGCCCTGCCACCGTACGGATGCCGGGCGCACCAATGGAGGTGTGACAATGGGTACTACTACTACTACCGAACAACCCGAGCTGCGCACCCGAATGTTCGCCCGCGTGCTCGGACCGTTCTTCGTCATCTTCGCCGTGACGACAGTGGCACGCGCATCGGACATGCGAAGGCTGCTGTCAGACTTCGAGGCCAATTCCGCATTGCCGTGGGTGACGGCCAGTTTCCTGCTGTTGGTGGCCCTGGCCATCGTCGGGCTTCACCAGTACTGGCGGGGCGCGGCGGCGATCATCGTGTCCGTCGTGGGATGGGTTTTCGCGCTGCGCGCAATCTTTCTGATGGCCTTCCCGCATGCCTTCATGGGAGCCGCGGACGCCGCGATGCGGATGACCGCCCTATGGGTGAGCGCCACCGTCTTCCTCGGCCTGGTGGGGCTCTATCTGACGTATGTCGGCTGGAAGCCGGTGCCGGCTCCCCCGTCGACACAGGCTAGAGCATCGAGTCCAGACGTCCCGCGCGCCGCATGATCTGGGCGCCGTGACAGCCAGGCCAAGAACTGACGGTCCTCCAAGGCGAATGAACCCTGGAGGGTCGTCAATTCCCAACCAGCGCCCCGCTTTCCGTTAAGACATGACCTTCGACTCTCGCCAATAACGGCGCGGCCGAACAGACTATCCACCATGGCGACATCCGACGACACCGTACGAAACTGGCGCGAGGTTGCCGACCGACTCACCCCGGCACAAATCGCCCAGCTTGAGCGCCTTGAACGTGACGAACCG is part of the Mycobacterium mantenii genome and encodes:
- a CDS encoding cation-translocating P-type ATPase codes for the protein MGLDPEEAADRLLRDLRSTPEGLSTREAQRRLLQYGPNTLRRRRGRRWPAELARQFTHPLALLLWLAAGLLLIVGSHVVATAVVLIIVLNAAFSFAQELQAERAVEELAKYLPQHATVERDGVITEVDATQLVPGDIVAIREGDRIAADVRLLDGAVGVDMSALTGESAPVLRSAAMADANVPLLSAHELVFSGSNCTSGEARGVAFATGMATEIGRIAALSERVKTEPSPLEHQVRRAAWLIAAVSVMLALSFIPMATLAAHLTLINSLVFAAGLLAGMVPEGLLPVITLALAVAVRHLASRGALVKRLSAVETLGCTDVICTDKTGTLTENRMIPVAAWVPSQRVKLDGKNFAAPGVTAPAALKSLGRAAATCNNARLNDGDDPTGDPTEIAILMAADALGADPHCRETQRRGQFHFDPELKLMSTVDQVSDQTPVVHTKGAPEAVLAICSHILDAEGHPEPLDAAGRRDVEAAVNAFAAEGLRVLAFASRALAADGSLPRRRSDAERGLCFTGLIALLDPPRAGVAESVAQCRTAGIRIIVITGDHPVTARAIAQRVGITGDHPTVVTGDEFDRLSEPQLAALIESNPEVIFARASPEAKLHIAEALRGEGHVVAMTGDGVNDAPALRCADIGVAMGKSGTDVAREAATMVLVDDNFSTIVTAVHAGRRIYDNVRKFIVYIFAHATPETVPFLVFAIGGGLIPLPVTIMQILAFDVGSETLPALSLSREPAEPGIMVRPPRPRGEGVIRGPMLARAWLFLGAIVAALQMAGFFYVLLKAGWHPGAPVYGNAPLHHAYQQATTMTFLGMMAGQVGTAFAVRTQRASLRSVGVFTNRYLLAAIAAEILLAVLFVYAPPMQALLGTAPLPASDLLLLPAYPVIVWGTDEMMRYLLRKRAA